The nucleotide sequence GCCTGCCCGCCAAAGGGGCCGCCATATTGACCACCAAATTGGCCGCCGCCTCCAAACAGGGTTTCAAAAAAGTCTGAAAAGCCTGAACCGTCAAAATTTTTGCCGTTGAACGTAAAATGTACATTCTCAAAGCCCGGTTCACCCTGAAACTGCTGGCCGTGCTGCCAGTTGGGGCCAAGCTGGTCATACAGTTTGCGCTTTTCCGGGTCTTTGAGCACTTCATAGGCTTCGTTGATTTCCTTAAACTTCTCCTCAGCCTGCTTGTCGCCGGGGTTGAGGTCGGGGTGGTATTTGCGGGCAAGTTTTTTGTAAGCCTTGGATACCTCCTCGGCCGTCGCTCCGCGTTCCACACCCAGAAGTTTATAATAATCCTTGTACGATACTGCCATGATGCGTGCTCCCCCGTCGGCTCGTTTCCTTGACGTGCGTTCAGATTACACCTGTTCGCACCGTCTGCCCATAAAAAGTAATGTCAGGCCGCGCGTCGTCAATAGGTAAATGCCGTGTTTTTATCTGGCATTACGCAGGGGTTTCCACAGATATCAACAATAAGGCCCCAGCTGCCGCAAATGCGACGGCTGGGGCCTTATTGCGGCGGGTGGCGCTGTCTACGGCAGCAGCGGCCCTCGGGAACCAATGGTGTAAAAATTACGGCCGACGCGCGTCGCGCCGTTGAGCAGGGTGCTGCTCAGGCCAAGGTAGTCGGTATCCGCCCGCGACCCCGCAAAGTCGGCGGTAGATGCCGCCTCTGCCGACTGGTTGCGCAGGCTCCAGGCGCGCATGTCTTGCATGTGGGCTCTGCTTTGGCCCTGTTGCTCGGCGGAGAGGGCGTCCAGCTCGCCTTTCTCGGCGGTGTCCAGATTTTTATCCAGGGCGGAGCCAGCATCGGTCTGCGCTCCTGAGGCCCCGGCCTCAGCGCGTTGCGAGCCTATGATGCGGGCGGCCTCCTGTCTTTTGGCCTGAGCCGCTTCATAGCCCGCGCGGCGCTCCTGCCGGGCTGCATCGTCCGCAGCCTCGGCGCTCAGCTCGGCCTGTTGGGCGTTGTGGGCCGCCAGCTCCGACTGGTATTCCTCCTGCTGGCGGCGGTTTTCGGCCTGCTGCACTGCGCCTGCCGTTCCGGCTGCGGCCCCGGCAAGGGCCACTGCGGCGCTGATCATGGCGGCTGTGCTGGTTGCTATGGCCATTGGGTCTCCTCCTGTCTGTCCGCTGCGGCAGTGTTGGCCTTGAGCCGCAGCGTCTTGTGCCAGATGGTTTCTGTGGGTTGTGCCCCAAGGCGGCGGTAGAGCGCATGGCATGGGCGGGAGGCTGGCGAGCTGTATTGCACAAGTTCCACCCCGCGTGCGGCAAGGGCCGTCTCCGCATGACGCAGCAGCCGCAGGGCAAACAGACCGCCGCGTGCCCAGGGGGCAAGATACAGGCCGTCCAGCGCCGCCAGCAGGGTTTGCTGGCGGTGGGGGCAGGCCACCAGCGTAAAGGCGGCGTAGCCTGCCAGCGGCCTGCAACTGCCTGGTGTTTGCGGGATGCTGCCCCGCCCCTGTAGCGCGTGGTTGCCGTCGGCGGCTGGGCCCTGACTGTCCGGGCACGTTGCCGCGTCAGTATGGCCGCGCGCTGCGCTGATATGCAGCATGCCCAGCCTTTCAAGGGTAGCGTAGCGGGTATGGTCAAGGGCGTAGGTTTGCTGCCCGTGCAGGGGAGCCTCCACTTCGTCCCAGTGCGCAGCCGCCAGATGACTGGCCTCGTGCGCCAGCTGCGAAAAGGTTTCTGTTGCAATGGTCAGCATGCGTGCTCCTTGCTGGGGCGTAACGGGTTGATTCGTCAGGCAAAGGTGATATCCAGCGTGAGCGCCAGAATGCGAAATGGCAGGGGCCGTTGCTGCACAAGCCAGATGCTCGCCTGATTGTCCCATCCGCCGCAGGGGGCGCAGGCCAGATCGCCGGAAAAAGGCTGTACGGCCTCTGACCAGCGCTCCGGCATAAAAGGCAGGTCGTACAATTCTGTGCGGCTGGGGCCGTACTGGCCGCCCACGCTGCGGTAGAGTCGCAGCGAGCATGAACCGTAGGCGCGTCCGTGCGCCAGAGTTGTGCCAGAGGTGAGGTCGCTCTCTACCGGCAGGGGCGAAAGCACGGAGACATAGGGCAAACCGGCCTGTACTGCCGTGGCGGCGTAGGGCAGCTCTATGCGTCCCCCGCGCACCACGCAGCCTTCAACCGGGCTGCCGTCGGCCAGCACGGCCAGCGAGCAGCCTTCCAGGTGTTCGAGCCCGGCCACTTCCCTGGTGGGAGAGGCGGCGCGTATGCTCAGGCCGCAATCCACAAAATAGGCGTCGGCAATGGGCTGGCTGTCTGTCCAGACCGGGGCCAGCCGCTCAAGAAAATAGCGTGTCTGTCCCGCTATCTTTCGCTGCACCACCATGGCCAGCGCATCCCCGGTCTTGTCGGCCACAGCCGCCACTGAGAGCACCTTGCCGTCGGTGATGTGGCGCGACCAGCCCCAGATGTCGTGCTCCTTCATGTAGGTAAAGGCCAGCAGCAGGCCGTCGTCGCGCACGCACCAGATGGTTGAGCCTGGCGTCTGCTGGTAGGCCCACTGCTTGACGGTGTGGCCCTCAAACAGATGAGGCGCAAGGATGGAAAGGTCGTTGCCCGCGTAGCCGTCTTTTTCGAGTGAATAAAAAAGGTCGCGCACGCGCGAGCCGTGGCGCTGCACGTGCAGCACAGAATTGCCGATGATGATGGGCGCAAGCCCCGCGCTGCCCCAGTACGATTGGGCCGTGATGCTGACCTTTTGCGGCGTTATGGCCGTGCCGTCGCCGCCGCTTGCCTTGTACTCGCTGCCCGCCGTGCCCACCAGCAGATCGCCGAAGCTGGCGACCCATGTGACGGAATCGATGGAGCCGGAGGCAATGAGGTATTCCACGGGGTCGTCGTCCTGCAGCGGACGTGACTTGCGAAACGACTCAAAATCGCCCGTGCGCGACATGTAGAAAGCCTGCGGCGTGGCAGGCGTTGCGGCCAGCACCATTCGCTGCTGGTGAAAGGCCACCACGCCGGGATTGTTGCCGTCGGCAAAGGGATTCCAGTCTTCGCCGGGGGTGTCGGTGGTGTCGGCTTTGTAGTTCTGATCGCTGAAGCTGGTGGAGGACGATACGCCGATAAAGCCAAAATAGCCCGCTTCTTCACGGTAGATGTTGTATTCTGCCGCGCCGTCCACGGCGGACCAGCTTATGTTTGTGCTGTTGCCCACCACCCAGTCGGATGGGTGGCGCGCCGAGAGGCACTCCCCGGCGGGGGATGCCAGCGACTGCCTGCCGTTGGCGTCCACCGCCGTCACCTTGTAGCGCAGTGTGTAACTGCCGCCGCTGCCCGTAAACGACAGGCTTGGCGCGGCGGGCGCGGGCAGCGAGGTGTTGAGCTCCACCTGCTCTAGACTCCAGGCGTAGGAGCCGCCTGCGGCCTCGCGCCGTATAATTTTGTGCAGGGGGTAGGCCGGGTGGGCCAGGTAGACCACGTCGCCCACCTGTGCGTGGCAGATGGCAAGCAGATCGTCCGCCGCATAGGGCGTGGCAATGACGCCCGCGTCGGTAAACCCCTCGATGGTGGCGATACGCAAGGTTTTTTGGCCCAGTACGAGAACAAAATTCTGCGAGGGCAGAGCGCTAAAGCTGAAGGGCAGCAACACGGCGCTGGCGTCAAGCTCGGCCAGAAATTGGGTTCCGGGCCTTCTGGCCACATCGCCGTGCAGACCGGGCAACATGTTTTCCATGCAGGCAACGCAGTTGCGGTAGCGGGAGAGGTCGTATCGGGCTGAAAGCGTGGGCGCGATTTCGCCGCCGGTAAAGTTTTGCAGGGCTACGCGCATGGCTGCTCCGCCTGTGGCTTACTTGGGGCGGCAGGCCATGGCGTCGCCGCACCGCCCCCGTCCCACGGCGCGCCGGGTTGCTCCGGCAGGGCGCGCAGGGCGGCGCGGTAGGCTTTGACCTGCGCCAGCGTCTCCGCCCCGATGGGGTAATCGGGCAGCAGCATCTTGTCCGTATCAGCAAGTCGTGCATCACGATCCGCGCGCAGGGTGATGAACTGCGCTGCAGTTGTGGCCGAGGCATGTGCTGCGCACAGCTCGCCCCACGAGGGCTTGGGGCGCTCATCCTCCCACGCTGCGGCGTCCCATGCCTCCTGCGTGCCCGCCGTTACCGAGCCGCCAAACTGCCAGCCGGTTCCCAGCTGCTCAAGGGCTATGCGAATGTCGATTACATTTTCCATATGCGCAGCTCCGAGAATACTTCGTTAATATTTGCCACACCTGCGGCGAATCCGAGTCCGTATGAACTTATTGCGCTGCCTGTGTACATTCTGAGTTCAATTGTCGTTTGCGCCGCCAACGTAAATTCGCCCTCCACTTCTGGGCAAACGTAGCCATAGTACGACTGATTTGCAGTCATGGAGTTTCCATGCAGCAGATATGCAGCGTTTGTAGCATCGTATATTGCGCACCGGGTATTTGACGCGGCGTACGCCGGAGCTTTGCCCCGCACATAATACCGTCCGGCAGGGAGTGTAACCCTGTTGTTCGCCAGCGACGCGCCACTCTGGCTGTTGTTTTTTACCGTGTTAAGGTCGCGTGTTTGCCACGCGGCAGCAGCGGACGTTCCCCCATGCGTTCCCGATGCCTTTTCATCCCTGACGTACAGGTACAGGCCAATCGCGTTGCCCGTGGCGTTGCTCAAATCCACGTTGGCCTTGCCAGCGAGCGCAGCCATGTAGTTCGACCAGTCGAACACGCTGGCGCTGTTCTGCGCACTGGCGAGAACCACAAAGTGCCGCAGGCGCACCTGCTCGTCGGTGACGGTGGTGGAGTTGCCGTAGATGGCATTTGCCCCAGAGGCATCGAAGGCCAACGCATAGGCTGCAGCAGTGGTGCCCCCTATAATATTGGCGACAGCACGCCCTTTTTTGAAAACGCCTGTGGGGGCTCCACTTGTCCAAAAAAAGCCAACGTCCCCCTCAGCCGCACCTCGTGATGCATCACCCGTAAGGTTTGGCAACCCTGCCTTGTAACTTTTTCCAAGCTCTGCGGCGCTGGCGGCCTGCGTGATGCTGTCGCCGTCCTTGAGCAGGGGAACCTTGAATTTCTGGTTATCAGCATCCAGCGCAAACCTGGCGCAGTTGCCCGTCAACCCGACCTGTGTGGCCCATGCGGCGTATGTGCACGTGAGCAGTTTTCCGCCAGCAAGATAGGCGTCATACAGGTTGGGGAACTGCGCCCGCGTGTACTCGCCGCCGTTGGCCGGTACGCAGCCGTTAGGCACGTAGCCGTCGGCGCAGAGCAGGGTTTGTATGCTGCCGATCAGGGTTGCGGCTACTGCGGCAACACCGGTTTCCACAGCATCCAGGCGGTTGTCCTGCTGCGTGTTCATCTGCTCCACCGCATCCATGCGCGGGGCAATGCCGCCCGAGGCGGCAGCGGCATCCTCTGCAGATTGCGCCGCCGCAGCGGCGCTCAGTGCTGCCGCGGCGGCCTGCGCCGTGGCAGCGTTTACGGCGTTGGCTGCTGCTGTCTGCACTGTCTGCGCCGCCGTGTCTGCGCTGTTGGCGGCCGACGTGGCGCTGGCCGCTGCCTCCTGCGCGCAAACCGCAGCCGCTGCGGCATGATGCGCCGCCTCGTCGCGGCTGCTGTACACGGAGCGCACCACATCTTCGGGCGACTGGTCGCTGGTGGCCGGCAAAATGACGGCGCGGGTAATTTTTTCGTTGAGCTGCTGCAATTCGGCAGTGGCCTGATCGAGCCCGTCCTCGATCACCTGCGGATCAAAGCGCGAGGCCGAAACAAGGTCTATGCCCTGGGCAAAGGGCATGTCGCGCATGATGGCCAGCCGCCAGCCCGCGGGCAGCGGCGCGCCCTCGTGCAGATAGGTCAGCGTGCCGCCGCATTCGCCAAGGCTTGCCGTCCAGCCCTGCGCCGCAGCGGTGAACCCGTCGGGAGAAGTGACGCTGACGCTGAGCTGGTCTGTGCTCCAGACCTTGAAGGCAAAAGGAAAAGCCGTAGCCGCCCCGTTGCCTTGGTACACGGCGCGGCTTGGGCTGTAGGGCAGGGTCATGCCTGACTCCTTGCTGGGTTAAAGGTGTTGCTGCGCCTGACTCAGCGCGCGGCAATCCAGGGGTCTTCCGTAGGGCGGTCGCTGCGCTCCGAGGCGGCGGCGCTGCGGGCCGGGGGAAGGCTGTCGGCATAGAGCTGCTCCAGCTCGGCGGCCTTCTGACTGCTGCCCTTGAGCAGCGGCGCGGCGATGAGGGCCGCCAGTTTGCGCGAGAGCATGTGCGCAAACAGGTCGTCAAACAGGCGGCTGTTGCGCACATCCTCGGTGTACAGGGCGAGGGCGCGCGCCGCGTCGGTAAGCAGCAGCGAGCCGTCGCCAGCCGCGTTCTGGGCCAGGCAAAAGGGACGGGAGGCGATACCCTCGTGGCGCACCTCATGCACCTTGAGGCAGTCGTCGGGCAGGGCGTAGGCAAAGCGAAATTCCGGTGCGTAGCCGTCGGGCAGCGGCACAAGGGGCATCCAGGCCCGGCGCTGGGCAAAGCTCCAGGGAAAATCCCGCAGCACCTGCCGCCTGGCGGAATCCCAGTACAGGCGGCACTGCAGGGCTTCGGGCGTATTTTCCTGCTCGGAGGCAACGCTGCGCGTACCCAAAAAACCAAGCGCCCGGTTCCACACGCTTATCTGGCTGATGGTCATAACGAATCCTGTGCTGAAGTGGGATGACCGCAAACCTTCCGGGAGGCAGACCAGCCCGGAAGGTTTGCGAAGGCGCGAGAGCAGGCTACCGCCTGCGGAAGGCTAGCCTGCCATGATGGCGGGCTCGTAGGGCAGGTCTTCCTCACGGGTAAGGGCGGCAAAGATGCGCCCGGCGCTGACGGTTTTGCCCACTACCGGGGTAAGGGTAAATGAAAGCCGCAGCCAGCCGCGCCGCGCGCCCTGAGGCAAAAAGCGCAGGTAGGGGCGGGCGCCCAGGGCAAGGCCCGGAGCTTCAGCCGTGTTGGCGATGGTCACGCTGGCGTCGGCAACGGCGGTCCAGGGGCCGTCGGCGCTGTCGGACTGCTCCATGCTGATGGTCAGGCCCTGCGTCTCTGCGGGCAAGAATGCCTCGGTGACAGACAGGCGCAGGGGTATGGGTTCCATGCGGCCCGGAATTTTAAGGCCGGTGAGGGGCACAGGGTTGCCTGCGGCGTTGGCGGTAAGGGGGCCTTCAAAAAAAACGCTGTTGCGGTCAATGATGGACATGGTGGCTCCTTTGACTGACGTTTGGGTAAAAATTGGGGGCCGAAAGCGTGATGTTTTGCGGGGCAGAGGCTCTGGAAACCTCTGCCCCCGCTCATGACCCGTGCGCTACAGCACGGCCTCGCTGGAGAGAATGGCGTCGCACTGGCGCACAGGCCGGCCATGCAGCACGGGCACGGCCTTAGAGTCGAAAAATTCGCCGTACTGCAGCTGCACGTTGCCCGCGTCGGAATTCTGCAGCTCAAGGGCGGTGAGCACGTCGGCATTGGCGTACCACACGGCCTTTTGGCGCAAATGCTGGGGCATGAGGTTTTTGGCTTCGATGGTCAGCTTTTGCAGATCCACAAATCCGCTCTGCCCCTTGCGTTTGCCAAGCGCGGACACCGGCAGGTTGGCAATGCGCACGATGCCGCGCCAGTCGCGCACCGCAAGGCCGCAGCGCCAGTTGTACTTGTCGCCCACCACCTGATATTTGCGGCCATCCGGGTCCTGGGCCATGTAGGTTTTGAGGTCTTCGTGCGAGAGGCCGCCGTTGCTCTCCTTGGGGTAGATGCCGTGCACCGACTGCGCACCCCACGAAATAAGCCACAGCGAGGTGCAGCCGTCGGCGTCGCGCCCGCCAGCATCAAGCACGTTTTTGGCGTCTTGCGCCGGATAGCGCATGGAAAGACCGTTGAATTCGTCGGGGTTGATGTTGCTGTTGCCATAAAACAGCGTGGTGGCGACCTTCTGGCGCATGGCCTCGGCAAAGGCCACGCCCTCGCTCATGCGAAATACCTTGTCGCGGCTGCCGTAGAGGCGCAGCTCTTCCACGTCCAGCTCCATGATGGCCTCAAGGATGCCGCAGCCTTCCTTGACCTGGCTCCACTGCGACTTGGAGGGCGGCGTGCCCTGATAGAGCCTGCGCCAGTAAACTTCGGGCAGGCCTGTGCGGATGCGGGTGAGGTGGCCGTCGCTCTGGTTCGATTCCATCCAGAGCACATCGTCCATGATGTCGTTGGTCTTGTTCATCAGCTCGATGATCTGCCCGGCCTTGTCGCCGCGGTAGAACTGTTCCATTTCAGCCAGGGACACCACCAAACCCATGGAATTAGCCATAATACCCTCGTGTGTTAGTGCTTTTTGCAATGTGCGTCAGTGAAAGCCGCGTTGCGGCGGGTACTGCTCAGGCCCTGCCGTTGCGCGAGCTCCAGCCCGCGTACATGCGCTCCTCAAGCGGCGGCATGCCGCCGCCCGCCTGCCCCTGCACCAGCCCGTCCTCCATGAGGGCGTCGGCAAGGCGGTTGAAAAATCGCAGCACGTCGGGGTTGTTGCCGTAGCCCGTCTGCTCCAGCAGCTGACCAATGCGTTTGCCCTCGTCAAAGCGGTCAAGGGCAAGCTGGGCGCGGGCAACAGTTGCGGGCAGGTTTGCGCCGCCCAGCTGCGGGTCTTCCGTGACCTCCTTGCGCCACTGGCCGAGCTGTTGTTGCCAGTGCTGCCGCTGGCTGGCCTCGTGCTCGCGCAGGCGCAGGGCAAAGGGGTCCTCCTGCGGGGGCTCCTGGCCGGGGGTTGCCTCGCCTTGGGGCGGGGTCTGCTGCGCTGGTGCGGGTGCGGAAGCGTTGCTGGCGCTGTTGTCCGCCGTTTCATGTTGCGTGTCGCCCGCCGGGGCAGTGTCGCCCTGGGGCATGGCAAGGTCAGAAGGTGCTGAGATCATGTGCGTCGTTCTCCTTGGTTTGCAGCAGTAAGGGGAGGTGGCCGGGGTTGGCCTGTTGCAGCAGCCGCATAAGGCGCATGCCCACCATGCGGCGGCCCTCGGTATAAAAAAGTCGGGCGCTTTCCGCCTGCTGGGGCGCGTCGCCCACATCCTCGGCGTAAAAGTTGCGGCACAGATGCAGCAGCCAGCGCAGCAGCAGACGGCCCTGAGGCGTGTCCATAAGCCCGTCCACCGCCATGCGCATGGCGCGGTCGAGGGCGACGGCCTGACTGGCTGGCTTTGAGGGATTTTTCGCCTGTTCGTATGGGGCAAAAACGTCCATCAGGGGGGCATCCATCAGCAGCTCCTTTTGGGCTGGAGCTCATGCCCGGCCCCCGGTGCGGGGGGGGTAGCCAAAGCATTTTTTCTGAAGGCTGGCGGTTCAGGCCGCGCCTGCTGCGCAGGGGCATCCTTAGTGGCATCATGCGCGGCAGAGCCCGGCCATGCGCGGCGCAGCAGCCGCGCAAGAGCGTCAAGCACGCTGCCCTGGCTGCCATCGGGGCCGGTCAGCGTGCTTTGTGAAAGCTCGCGCACCATGCCCACGCCTTTTTCCACAGCCTGGGTTACTGCCTGCGCCTGCGCGGCCTCGGCCCGGGCGTTACGCAGCTGCGCGCGTTCCTCCGCCGAGCGCGTGAGGCTCACGGGCAGGCCAAGGCTTTCGGCATAATTGTCCAGCAGGTGATCGACGTTGAGGGTGTCCAGGGCTTCCGGCCAGGCAGCCGAAGCCCTGAGTGTAAGGGCCAGGTACTGATCCGCCGCGCTGATGCCCACGAGCTTTTGCGCCTGGGCCAGCAGCGACACAAACTCCACCCTCAGGCGACGGCCAGCCAGTTCCGGCGGGCAGGGGGGCAGCATGTCGAGGTCGCGCATGCACTCAAAGGTGCGGTCCATCAGCGGGATAAACAGCTCGTCGTGCAGGCGTTCCAGCACCGGCCCCACAAGAATGAGTTTTTCTTCTTCCCTGGCGGCTATTTCGCTGGCGGTAACGCCGCTGCGCCCGTCCAGAATGAGCTTGAACAGATCGTTGTAGAGCCCCTTGCGTATTTGGTCCTGCACCGATTCCATGGCCTTGCGGGCTGTGGCCAGATCGGGGTTGATCTGCAGCAGGGGCGTGGCCGCCTGGGGGCTTTGCCCCGGTGCGCTGTCCACATAGTTGACGCCGCCGGGCGTCAGGTCGAGACCCACGGAGCGCAAGCCTGCCGCCACGCTCATGGGCGGGTCCACGGACTTGTGGATGGCCTTGAGCGTTGTGACGCCCATCTGCTGCAGCATGCGGCAGTCGGGCAGGGAGTCCATGGCGGGCGAGCGCCCGTACACGTCGTTGCCCGCCACGTCCCAGCGCGGCCCAAAACCGGGAAACGACCGAAAACCCGAAACCCGCAGAGCCTGACGGTTGCCGTCGCGCCCTTCCAGCCAGTAGACCGAGGCCACGGGCATGCGGGCCGGGTCTTGCTGCGATAGGCGCTCAATTTCGCGCGGGTATACCGCCTGGATGACGTTGCGCCTTTCTTCGGGATTACGCCGCGCCGCCTCCCTCAGGGTGTCGGGCATGGCCTCGGGGCCGAATGCCTGGGTGATCTGGCGCAGGGTCATGGCGCTACGGCGAAAAACCGTATCCACCCTGCGCGCGGCGTCGCAGTCGAGGGCGTATTCACCGGCGCACAGAGGGATAAATCGAAATCCATGCACGGGGTCGGCCAGTTCAAAAACAAAGGCGGTGCCAAAGGTGCCCAGCTCTCCGTACAGGGTGTGCATGGCGTTGTAGAAGTTGGAACGCTGAAAAACCGAGCGCATGCGCGTGGCGACTTCGTCGAGCCATGCCTGACCCGCACGGCTGCGGGCAAGCTCCACATCATCAAGGCTCAGGCGAAACCACGGGCGCGCGGGGCTGGTCAGCCCGCCCTGCAGGCCAGCCGCCAGAGTGCGCATGGCCAGAATGCCCGTGGCGTCCACAAGCCCCCGGTTGAGCATGGGGCCTTCTTCCGTCGCATCCGTCTGCGGGTTGAGCCGGCAGCGGGTGGGCAAAAAATGGTCCGCCAGACTTTGCCATGCTGCGTCCCATGGGGCGCGGCGCTGCAGCAGGGCATCGTGACGGCGCGACAACGCCTGCACGTCCTCTGGGTTTTGGTCTGCTGTCCGGGCGTCCGGCTTTGCCGCAATATCGGGCGAGTCGGTCATATTACTGCCCCAGCAGGGTTTTGGTGGTGGCGTCTCCACGGCTGAGCGGGCTTGTGTACACCGAGCCGTTGATGCCTGCGGCCTTGGCGGCCTTGTCCTTCTGGTTTTGACGCGCCGCCGAGGCGGCCTCGGTTACGGGTTTTTCCACTTCCGGTTTGGGCACGGGCGCAACTGCGGGCACGTCGGGCGTGCCGCCTCCTCCAAATCCCATGATAGGCTCCTTGCGGCTAAGGTTGTTGAAGATCACAGTCGTCGGCTGCTGTCAGATATTGCGGCGTGCAGAGCACCAGCATGCCGTCGACCCACGACCTTTTGCGGGCGTGCAGACATGCTCCGGGCAAGCGCCCCAGCAGGCGAAAACCGCAGCTTTCGGCCAGACGCCACGCGTGGCGGTTGGGGGCGGGGCACAGACCCATGACGGCAGAGCAGTCAAGGTGCTCAAAGGCCCAGCCCAGAACTCCGCGAGCCATGGGGACAGCCAGACCCGCCGTCTGGCGGAAGGTCGTGAAGTCAAATTCCCACACCCGCCCGCGCCGGGGGCTGAACATGGCGCAGGCCAGCAGGTGCGCTGGATCTGCAGGGGTTGCGGCGGTCTGCCCCCTGACAGTGGCGTAACAACCCGCCAGTACGCCGCGCGTGGGTGCGGTAATGTCCTGCCATTGAGCAAGCGAGGGGCTGGCCAGGGAACTCATGGCGCAGGCTGTGAGCCCCTCGGCCTGCATGCGGAGAAACACCGCGTCGCGGGCGGGTTGATCCGCAATGGGCGCGTAGCAAAAGCGCATCAGTTGCCTCCAAAAAAATCATAATTGGTGCGGGCGCGGCGAGCGCCGGGGGCTACCTCCTGCTGCGGGCGAAAACCAGTGACGGCATAGCGCAGGGCGTCCGCCGCGTGGCTGGCCCAGTCGTGCAGAGGGCCAGAACCCGCCTGCTCGCCCTGGGCCGCGCCAGCCCGCCAGCGGCGCCGGTAAGCACGCAGGGCCTTGAGCCCCCGGGCGCAGGCCGCCGCATCAAACCAGAATCGCGGCAACTGCCTGCGCAGGGCGTCTATGCCGTCGGCCAGCGACAGTGCCGGAGCCATGGTAAAACGGATGCCCAGCCGGGCGGCGCTCTCCCACCTGCTCTGGCCCGTACCCAGCTCGCGCACGCGGATGTCGTGCGGGGCAATGTGCGTGCCGTACACAAATCCCCGTCCGGCAAGGCCGCCCTCCGCAGTCAGCTGCGTCCCGGCCCCATCCGCCGGGCGGGCCTTGGCGGCCAGCACCTGCGCATAGTGGGACAGGCCCTCGCCCGAAGCCTCGTAATAGTCTATGATGCGCCAGCAGCCCGAAGGCTCGACCTGAAAAAACCAGATGGCCGTGGCGTCATCCATGCCCAGATCCCAGGCGGTGTGCACGGGCAGCTCCGGCGTGCAGGGCAGAGGGCGGATGCGCCCCTCGCGCTCCGCAGCATCGAGCAGGGGAGCGTAGTAGGCCC is from Desulfovibrio desulfuricans and encodes:
- a CDS encoding GNAT family N-acetyltransferase, which gives rise to MRFCYAPIADQPARDAVFLRMQAEGLTACAMSSLASPSLAQWQDITAPTRGVLAGCYATVRGQTAATPADPAHLLACAMFSPRRGRVWEFDFTTFRQTAGLAVPMARGVLGWAFEHLDCSAVMGLCPAPNRHAWRLAESCGFRLLGRLPGACLHARKRSWVDGMLVLCTPQYLTAADDCDLQQP
- a CDS encoding major capsid protein; this translates as MANSMGLVVSLAEMEQFYRGDKAGQIIELMNKTNDIMDDVLWMESNQSDGHLTRIRTGLPEVYWRRLYQGTPPSKSQWSQVKEGCGILEAIMELDVEELRLYGSRDKVFRMSEGVAFAEAMRQKVATTLFYGNSNINPDEFNGLSMRYPAQDAKNVLDAGGRDADGCTSLWLISWGAQSVHGIYPKESNGGLSHEDLKTYMAQDPDGRKYQVVGDKYNWRCGLAVRDWRGIVRIANLPVSALGKRKGQSGFVDLQKLTIEAKNLMPQHLRQKAVWYANADVLTALELQNSDAGNVQLQYGEFFDSKAVPVLHGRPVRQCDAILSSEAVL
- a CDS encoding GNAT family N-acetyltransferase gives rise to the protein MLTIATETFSQLAHEASHLAAAHWDEVEAPLHGQQTYALDHTRYATLERLGMLHISAARGHTDAATCPDSQGPAADGNHALQGRGSIPQTPGSCRPLAGYAAFTLVACPHRQQTLLAALDGLYLAPWARGGLFALRLLRHAETALAARGVELVQYSSPASRPCHALYRRLGAQPTETIWHKTLRLKANTAAADRQEETQWP
- a CDS encoding terminase large subunit domain-containing protein, which gives rise to MSQPEPHVIPYSPRPLQWRFHEERSRFCVLLCHRRFGKTVAAINDLVRQALRVGRDDWRAAYAAPFLGQAKAVAWDYCKRFAGAVPGTRFLESELACVLPTGGRIRLLGTENAQALRGLYLDDLVLDEPADMPRQVWTQVLRPMLADRQGRALFCGTPQGTDNLLYDVWQQAGADTEGLWSRFRFPASETGYLPASELAAARRGMDEAEYLQEFECSFAAAVRGAYYAPLLDAAEREGRIRPLPCTPELPVHTAWDLGMDDATAIWFFQVEPSGCWRIIDYYEASGEGLSHYAQVLAAKARPADGAGTQLTAEGGLAGRGFVYGTHIAPHDIRVRELGTGQSRWESAARLGIRFTMAPALSLADGIDALRRQLPRFWFDAAACARGLKALRAYRRRWRAGAAQGEQAGSGPLHDWASHAADALRYAVTGFRPQQEVAPGARRARTNYDFFGGN
- a CDS encoding portal protein, yielding MTDSPDIAAKPDARTADQNPEDVQALSRRHDALLQRRAPWDAAWQSLADHFLPTRCRLNPQTDATEEGPMLNRGLVDATGILAMRTLAAGLQGGLTSPARPWFRLSLDDVELARSRAGQAWLDEVATRMRSVFQRSNFYNAMHTLYGELGTFGTAFVFELADPVHGFRFIPLCAGEYALDCDAARRVDTVFRRSAMTLRQITQAFGPEAMPDTLREAARRNPEERRNVIQAVYPREIERLSQQDPARMPVASVYWLEGRDGNRQALRVSGFRSFPGFGPRWDVAGNDVYGRSPAMDSLPDCRMLQQMGVTTLKAIHKSVDPPMSVAAGLRSVGLDLTPGGVNYVDSAPGQSPQAATPLLQINPDLATARKAMESVQDQIRKGLYNDLFKLILDGRSGVTASEIAAREEEKLILVGPVLERLHDELFIPLMDRTFECMRDLDMLPPCPPELAGRRLRVEFVSLLAQAQKLVGISAADQYLALTLRASAAWPEALDTLNVDHLLDNYAESLGLPVSLTRSAEERAQLRNARAEAAQAQAVTQAVEKGVGMVRELSQSTLTGPDGSQGSVLDALARLLRRAWPGSAAHDATKDAPAQQARPEPPAFRKNALATPPAPGAGHELQPKRSC
- a CDS encoding phage tail assembly chaperone, translated to MENVIDIRIALEQLGTGWQFGGSVTAGTQEAWDAAAWEDERPKPSWGELCAAHASATTAAQFITLRADRDARLADTDKMLLPDYPIGAETLAQVKAYRAALRALPEQPGAPWDGGGAATPWPAAPSKPQAEQPCA